The nucleotide sequence tattgTTGCTACCAGAACTCACTAAATAGCACAACAGGGGGAGGGGAAGCAATTTAAGCTGGAGAGAAACAGCATACAAGTGTACACAGAACCTTGCTGGGAGACATGAGATGATACAAGCCTAGTCAAATTAACTTGTATTCGCTGCCGCAGCAAATTCAGTTTCTATGATGCAACAATCTCATTTCTAGTTGAAACAGAGCAATCCAACTCCTAcgtcctaaaaaaaaaaaaaaaaaaaaaaaaaaaacagctacaCAGCTAAAGTTGAATTGCTCTTTGATGTacctctcccttctcctgaGACCTAGATTTAAAGAGAAAGGGTTTTGCAAGATCACTGAACTCTTTAAACTTCAAGAGGCGGTCAGGATCAATGGGTCTGAACCATCATAGTTTTTGCTTgtcatcctttttttctttgtggtgaTTAGTGAGTCTAACAGAAAGCTTTAATCTTGTTAATTGGAGTTATTGCCAGTGGTCCAGGAGGTTAGAAAGGTCTGTGGTGTggtggagctgccagcagcactctCTCGCAGTGCCCAGCtccacacagctctgcccacacTGTGCTCAAGGCAGCGGTGGCAAAAGGAGCCATAGCAAGGAGATCCCAACTAGATGAAGGCAACTTCATGAGCCAAAGCTCAGCTCATTAACTGACAATCAAACCCTGGTGACAGAGCTGCCACATGAACACCCTGCCAGGGTGCTCTCCAGGGCCTTGCCAGGGAAAGCACTATtttttgctgctgagcagccccaggttCAACACAAGAACCTGTTCAGCAGTCTCCAGGATAAATCCAGGTactttttgctcttccttttctaAAACTATCTCATGGTTTACACCCCCACACATTCTGAAAACCTCTGAGAAACACATGCCACTCCCATCTTCCCTGCTGCTTAGCAGAAACACTAATTATCCTGTCTAGATACAGACAGAGGGCTCTGCAGCCTCACGTGTAGGGCAAGAAACAGGAATATTCCTTTAGGTCACTCAGTAGCTAAGTACAGATCTTAGGAGGAACAGGAAGAGGAGGAACTAGGAGGAACAGTTTTGTTTACTTCTGAAACTGCCAGAAAGCAACTGGAATATGATCTGCAAGAGAGAAAAACCAGGCATCATCTCCAGCATTACCCCATGGCAGAAAGGGTTTTGAAGGGGTTTTttattgtcttatttttttgctaACAGAAATGCCTGTTGTCTCTCCTATGGGGCTGGATAACAGAACAGTGAAATGCTGACATCAGGTGGGCTAAAAGGGTAGAAactgtgctgctgtgaagggaaaatagcttcttttttttggtaaataacATGTATTTAACTTCCACAActaattaatcttttttaatgaagaaggCAAGTCTTACATTTGACCCTCAAATGTGTCTTCTGGCTGCCTGACTAAGGAAGCAGAAATGAGTGaaatcaaataaatacaaaaaaaaaaaacaccttacagGCAATAAGAGGACACAGTGCCTTTGGTCCAAGATCAGTATTTCAGACTAGCAAGGAAACAGGCCTTTCCTTTCAGAATCTGGGCATGCCCAGATGAGGGTATTACCCTCATCATCCCTTACAGCAATATTCCTTTTCCAAGTTCTTTTACAAGcaatcaggaagaaaaatattgtaaaaaaaaaataaaattcataacCCAAGGGTTTGCactagtttttcttttctttccattcttgCAGTTGAATGGAAAACTGTCCTCAGGAATCTCACCCCTCATTGATCAGCAATGGCCtaaataaaaacagaggaaTCATTTAAATGAAGTTGTATGTATTGTTCAAAGAACCTTCCACCTTCCACTACTCggttaaaaataagttaaaagcaaaaagacaaaGTGATGAGATGTAGAAACCTCTATCTCCTCTGGAGGGCTTGTGATTAAACCAGTTGATGATTTACTTGGTTAGCACACAAAGGTGCATCTGCAGGAGGATgctcaaattattttgaagtctGCCTGGACACCTGATTTGAGTCAAGGAGCACACAGTCCTTCAACTAAGTGTAAGAAAATTTTTCTGGATGTTCCAAAATAGGTTAAGAAGATGGATTTCCTCTTAGCTCACAGTTCTAGAATATAATTCTTTACATACTTAATTCTTGTGATTTGCAAActcactcttaaaaaaaaaataatccagcagCCCCTCTGACAAAACCAACTTTCTTGCCTAGAAGTTCAGTTACTATTTGATCTGATTCCTCTTCCCACACAACAGGACTGCAACATTTTTGTGGCTTCCTTCTAACACACAAGTTCCACACTGCAGAAAGTATCATCTAACCACACAACTTATAAGCTCAAAGCATAGAAATACATCTGTTtgggtgttgttgttgttttttcttgaagttcCATTCTTAGGTTGGATTTGTTTTTCCAGACAGCTCCAGATGGCTGGAAGAATTCTGTGCGGCACAACTTATCTTTGAACAAATGCTTTGAGAAAGTGGAGAACAAGTCGGGCAATTCTTCTCGGAAAGGCTGCTTGTGGGCTCTGAATCCAGCCAAAATCGATAAGATGCAGGAGGAGCTTcagaaatggaagaggaaagacCCTGTTGCTGTAAGGAAGAGCATGGCAAAGCCAGGTCAGTGATAAGTTGGGGCTTTTGTTCTCAAACCCTGGTCCACAGAACTTCCCTTTGCAATAGGCACCAAGGGGTGTAAGAGAATTTTTGCATGATTTAGGAAACCAGTTAAGAATTTTTCCTGGTTACAATGGGGTTGgcaaaacaagaacaagaaaattaaaaaggagaatTAATAAGGCCTGGTCTGGCAGGGGTGCTTCCAAGTAGGCACAAAGAAGTTTCACCAGGAAAACATTTGCTCTTGACATCTCACTAAACTTTCAGAttaaaacaacactgaaataagTGCTATAGAATAAAGTTTGAAATCAACGGATAAGCTATGCAGATTAAGGCTCTGATAGGAATAAGGATGTCGTGGGCTTTcgttttgttttgcagaagagCTTGACACTCTGATAGGTGACAAAAGCGAAAAGCTGCGATCTTCAATCCTGTCCTGCAGTCCCACTGGCCTTGCAAGTGCATCCCACTCCAGGCAGATGGCAGTCCAACCCCATTCCTTGTGCGAGCCCCCCCTCTCCGCCGGGATACCCCAGCCCCTGCACGGCATCCACGCATCGGGAGCTCTGCATGCCAAGAGCCCCTTACCAAGCTTGCTCGGGGGGCAGCAGACGGGGTGCTACCCGGCGCCACAGGGCTTTCCGCCCATCTCGAGTACGTTAATGCAACAGCCACCCGACCCTCAGCCCCTGTTCCCGTCCGGGGAGGCTCAGGGCGAGCTGAGGCCGCAGCCCAGCATCCCGCAGGACTCGCCGCTGCCCGCGCAGACCCCCCCGAGCTGCGGGGTGAAGCTGCTGGCGGAGCACTCGACGGCCAGGACAGTGCAGGACACGCTCCTGCAGGAAGGAGACCTCAGCAACGATATCGATGCTCTCAATCCGTCCCTGACCGATTTTGATCTCCAAGGTGGGTATCTAAGGCATTCCTACTTGGCAGGGTCAGGCTTATTCCATCACATCACAATCCAGCCTGCAGGTCCTTCTTGAGAAGCACTTGTCCTCGCCCTGCTAGAAACACCAGCCTGCTGGGCTACCTCACCCTGCATAGCATGGAATTCTGCAGTGTATCTTTAGAAAGTTTCCCAGGAGAATGACTTTTTACTACAACTGTTGATATTAAATACTGCAGCCCAGCATTGGAAATGTGATGGTTTAGTTCAGACACATTTTCCACTGAACACCAATCAAGCTCAATTATTTGGTGCCTAGCAAGAGAATTGTCACATGAGGAACACAATGAGAACTGATTTAATTAACATGATAACgttttttttcatcactattTATTCAAAACCTTCCCTCCACTCAGGAGAATGCTTTTTACTCCTTCAAAGGCATTAATATAACCTCTGCTCTGAGCAATTATCTTTCTTAAATACTTAGTCATGTAATGCTGACAGTAAAGTCTTTATatgaaataatgtaataatCTTGAGCAGGCAGAAATTTGAACACCAAGAACATGGCTTTCCAtgcacaaatgagaaaaaaccaccaccaggtttatgtgtatatatatttatgtgtacACTTAAACAAAACCTGTGGGTTCTAACTGATAAAGCTCTTGCTGCACCaaacaacagacaaaaattGCCTTCCTGCACAGACAAGAAGTGAGACATAAAGTAACATAAAAgactaagcaaaaaaaaaaaaaaaaaaaaagcagccttaaTAATCTACATGACTCAGGCAGTGCAATTGCCACTGTCCTGGCACAACCATTCTGCAATCCTGCCGTGCCCACATTGCTCGGCCAAGATTAACAACACAGCTTTCTGAATCCTCAGCTTCCTCCTCTTGCAGGCAGCTGGATCTCACATTCCATTCATTTCCCTTAACTTCTTTCCATTCCATTCAGTTAATCTGGAGCATGCTCACTTGTACTGTGAGTATTCTGTGTGCTTCAGCATTGTGGTAGGATTCCAGCtttcctctgtccttgctcTTTACCTTGAATTATTTAATCTTATCtaagctttttgctttctttttaaaacaatccCATCTCAAATTAGAAGTCCTAGAACTTAAAACAGGCTTGCACACTTGGAGTAAAATCATTATACATAAACatacatgaaaaacaaaacaaaacccaaaagctcTCCCAAGATAAAACTACTTCTAGCAAAAGGGCCAAGTATTGGATAGTCTGCAGGTGGTGGGTAGAGCTTTGGAGCAACATCTCCCTGCTGAGGAAATCTTCAGTGatgaatacagaaaatacagccCTGCTGCAGTAACTTCTGTAGTGCCTTCATGTTGGTACATGCTAGAAAAACAGTAACACTTCTAAtcttctgatttttcaggtCACTCACACATCCAGTAATTTCATTTGCAATCCAAAGAACACTACTCCACAAGAACATGAGAAGGCCAGGTGTAAAGTAAAGCTCTTGGCACAGTTATCCCACGAGGTGCCACCAGCTCTTCCATCTCTTACAAAGACAGCAGGGTTATTTCCTCTCTCAACAccattgtgggtttttttcaaatagaagTTATGCTTTATAAGGATGTATTTGCAACGGATTCTTGACATTTatcaagtgaaataattttcttaaattaatgcTGCTTTCTCCCACATTTAAATTTGTTACAGAGACAAATAATAACCTTATAAACaacctcttccttttctcaatCACAAATGATTAAGAGCACCTACACctacaacacacacacaaccgTAAAGTTACTGATTTCTCCCACAAAACAATGTTTCACAAAGCATATATAAGGAAGCTGAATCAATCCCTTTTGTTACAGGAAATCTTTGGGAGGAGCTGAAAGATGACAGCCTAGCTGTGGATCCTCTAGTTCTCATTTCATCATCTCCAACACCTTCTCAGTGTTTCCCTTCTCACTGCCAGATGGAGAACAGCAACAATGGCAACATCCAGCACGGAACTGCCCACAGCAACCTCCCCGACCTACAGCTCACCACTCTTTACTCTGCCTTTATGGAATTGGATACAGTGTCTCCTGCCTACCTAAGTAATTCTGGATCCAAACCTATAGCACTAATGTGAACCACGCACCGATCTAATTAGTATTATTTCGTCTAACTACAGTCC is from Apus apus isolate bApuApu2 chromosome 18, bApuApu2.pri.cur, whole genome shotgun sequence and encodes:
- the FOXN1 gene encoding forkhead box protein N1, whose amino-acid sequence is MVSLLQDQSNIKFSSSDTLERDQQDLMKTQGDSISPAQQTDNPSYNCQAYESDCRTERKSSESSHSPSPASPAQDQIHGRYSTSQGIHCGKNKFKPSFSTEKFRRYSYEESTVGNYDRFLKSSRNPFHPYKRQISEDVFQEGHQALPPEGSPFKNAPSIDGFEGLPGSTDPDESESFPTHVPNISTDQPWCNGLQYSTTGPDHGSQVMQDSDMKLRTSPLEGQPGLYCYQPQVQQMYCPSHPFHQYPSGGSYPVTYITSSHYPYQRIAPQSSQESQQPLFPKPIYSYSILIFMALKNSKTGSLPVSEIYNFMTEHFPYFKTAPDGWKNSVRHNLSLNKCFEKVENKSGNSSRKGCLWALNPAKIDKMQEELQKWKRKDPVAVRKSMAKPEELDTLIGDKSEKLRSSILSCSPTGLASASHSRQMAVQPHSLCEPPLSAGIPQPLHGIHASGALHAKSPLPSLLGGQQTGCYPAPQGFPPISSTLMQQPPDPQPLFPSGEAQGELRPQPSIPQDSPLPAQTPPSCGVKLLAEHSTARTVQDTLLQEGDLSNDIDALNPSLTDFDLQGNLWEELKDDSLAVDPLVLISSSPTPSQCFPSHCQMENSNNGNIQHGTAHSNLPDLQLTTLYSAFMELDTVSPAYLSNSGSKPIALM